In Polypterus senegalus isolate Bchr_013 chromosome 12, ASM1683550v1, whole genome shotgun sequence, the following are encoded in one genomic region:
- the arhgef3 gene encoding rho guanine nucleotide exchange factor 3 isoform X1 yields MVAKDYPIHLATKRGPCTVDPQAATEEEEPLSKRAKPLSRVASLASLIAPVRATPLKRISQTLQRSISFRNESRTELLAPKPWSRNAPPAVTKRRDSKLWSETFDVRVNQVLTSKEIKRQEAIFELAQGEQDLIEDLKLAKKAYRDPMLKLSIMTEQELNQIFGTLDSLIPLHEDLLSRLRQARKSNGSTEHVGDILIRWLPCLNSYDSYCSNQVAAKALLDHKKQDHRVQDFLQRCLESPFSRKLDLWNFLDIPRSRLVKYPLLLKEILRHTPTENPDQQHLEEAINIVQRIVAEINVKTGESECQYYKERLVYLEDSQRHQLIEDSRVLICHGELKNNRGAKLHVFLFQDVLVVTRTTTLNEQLFYQLYRQPLPVRDLCWEDLQDGEIRVGGSIRGAFSNNERSRNFFRVTYRSGFQNQSYLFQASDSFNKQQWLNCIRQAKDSSLQDCENTQEMTDCPGEPLISSLGCSRTAKDTSLPSQMERSDSESDCSMDTSEMSADGEQMEQANCRKLESSI; encoded by the exons ATGGTAGCGAAGGATTACCCTATTCACCTGGCCACTAAGAGGGGCCCCTGCACCGTGGACCCTCAGGCCGCTACAGAAGAAGAG GAGCCCCTTAGCAAACGGGCCAAGCCTCTGTCCAGGGTAGCGTCCTTAGCAAGTCTCATTGCTCCAGTACGGGCAACACCACTAAAGCGGATTAGCCAGACACTGCAG CGCTCCATTAGCTTTCGAAATGAAAGCCGAACTGAACTTCTGGCACCCAAGCCTTGGTCTCGGAATGCACCCCCTGCAGTCACAAAAAGGCGGGACAGTAAGCTATGGAGTGAAACGTTCGATGTTCGTGTCAACCAGGTGCTGACATCTAAGGAAATCAAACGACAAGAA GCAATTTTTGAACTCGCCCAGGGAGAGCAAGACTTGATTGAAGATCTGAAGCTGGCTAAGAAG GCTTATCGTGACCCCATGCTCAAGTTGTCGATTATGACTGAACAGGAACTCAATCAGATTTTCGGCACACTGGATTCTCTTATTCCACTTCATGAAG ACCTGCTTAGCCGTCTTCGACAGGCCAGGAAATCAAATGGATCAACGGAACACGTTGGAGACATCCTGATACGCTGG TTGCCTTGTTTAAACTCCTATGACAGCTACTGCAGCAATCAGGTAGCTGCTAAGGCTCTTTTGGACCACAAGAAACAAGACCATCGTGTTCAGGATTTCCTACAGCGTTGCTTGGAGTCCCCATTCAGTCGGAAATTAGATCTTTGGAATTTCTTAGACATCCCACGGAGCCGCTTGGTAAAATATCCACTGCTCCTGAAAGAGATTCTCAGACACACTCCTACTGAGAACCCAGACCAGCAGCACCTTGAAGAAGCG ATTAACATTGTTCAGAGAATTGTGGCAGAAATCAATGTAAAAACTGGGGAGTCTGAGTGTCAGTATTATAAGGAGCGGTTAGTATACCTTGAAGACAGCCAGAGACACCAGCTCATTGAAGACTCACGAGTTCTCATCTGTCATGGGGAGCTGAAAAATAACAGAGGAGCT AAGCTCCATGTTTTCCTGTTCCAAGATGTCTTAGTTGTTACCAGGACCACCACCCTGAATGAACAGCTCTTTTACCAGCTCTACCGACAGCCACTACCTGTCAGAGATCTTTGCTGGGAAGACCTTCAAGATGGTGAAATACGAGTAGGTGGCTCAATCAGGGGAGCCTTCAGCAACAACGAGAGGA GTAGAAATTTCTTTCGGGTGACATACAGAAGTGGCTTCCAAAACCAGTCATATTTGTTCCAAGCCAGTGACTCATTCAACAAGCAGCAATGGCTCAACTGCATCCGACAAGCAAAAGACTCCTCCCTACAAGACTGTGAAAATACACAGGAGATGACTGACTGTCCAGGTGAACCACTCATATCCTCACTAGGCTGCAGCAGAACAGccaaggacacatcacttcccaGCCAAATGGAACGATCAGACAGCGAATCAGACTGTAGCATGGACACTAGTGAAATGAGTGCCGACGGTGAACAGATGGAACAAGCCAATTGCCGGAAACTGGAGAGCAGTATTTGA
- the arhgef3 gene encoding rho guanine nucleotide exchange factor 3 isoform X3, translated as MVWCCLFAYLKKKRTQKRDEDSFSLCSLEPGEPLSKRAKPLSRVASLASLIAPVRATPLKRISQTLQRSISFRNESRTELLAPKPWSRNAPPAVTKRRDSKLWSETFDVRVNQVLTSKEIKRQEAIFELAQGEQDLIEDLKLAKKAYRDPMLKLSIMTEQELNQIFGTLDSLIPLHEDLLSRLRQARKSNGSTEHVGDILIRWLPCLNSYDSYCSNQVAAKALLDHKKQDHRVQDFLQRCLESPFSRKLDLWNFLDIPRSRLVKYPLLLKEILRHTPTENPDQQHLEEAINIVQRIVAEINVKTGESECQYYKERLVYLEDSQRHQLIEDSRVLICHGELKNNRGAKLHVFLFQDVLVVTRTTTLNEQLFYQLYRQPLPVRDLCWEDLQDGEIRVGGSIRGAFSNNERSRNFFRVTYRSGFQNQSYLFQASDSFNKQQWLNCIRQAKDSSLQDCENTQEMTDCPGEPLISSLGCSRTAKDTSLPSQMERSDSESDCSMDTSEMSADGEQMEQANCRKLESSI; from the exons GAGCCCCTTAGCAAACGGGCCAAGCCTCTGTCCAGGGTAGCGTCCTTAGCAAGTCTCATTGCTCCAGTACGGGCAACACCACTAAAGCGGATTAGCCAGACACTGCAG CGCTCCATTAGCTTTCGAAATGAAAGCCGAACTGAACTTCTGGCACCCAAGCCTTGGTCTCGGAATGCACCCCCTGCAGTCACAAAAAGGCGGGACAGTAAGCTATGGAGTGAAACGTTCGATGTTCGTGTCAACCAGGTGCTGACATCTAAGGAAATCAAACGACAAGAA GCAATTTTTGAACTCGCCCAGGGAGAGCAAGACTTGATTGAAGATCTGAAGCTGGCTAAGAAG GCTTATCGTGACCCCATGCTCAAGTTGTCGATTATGACTGAACAGGAACTCAATCAGATTTTCGGCACACTGGATTCTCTTATTCCACTTCATGAAG ACCTGCTTAGCCGTCTTCGACAGGCCAGGAAATCAAATGGATCAACGGAACACGTTGGAGACATCCTGATACGCTGG TTGCCTTGTTTAAACTCCTATGACAGCTACTGCAGCAATCAGGTAGCTGCTAAGGCTCTTTTGGACCACAAGAAACAAGACCATCGTGTTCAGGATTTCCTACAGCGTTGCTTGGAGTCCCCATTCAGTCGGAAATTAGATCTTTGGAATTTCTTAGACATCCCACGGAGCCGCTTGGTAAAATATCCACTGCTCCTGAAAGAGATTCTCAGACACACTCCTACTGAGAACCCAGACCAGCAGCACCTTGAAGAAGCG ATTAACATTGTTCAGAGAATTGTGGCAGAAATCAATGTAAAAACTGGGGAGTCTGAGTGTCAGTATTATAAGGAGCGGTTAGTATACCTTGAAGACAGCCAGAGACACCAGCTCATTGAAGACTCACGAGTTCTCATCTGTCATGGGGAGCTGAAAAATAACAGAGGAGCT AAGCTCCATGTTTTCCTGTTCCAAGATGTCTTAGTTGTTACCAGGACCACCACCCTGAATGAACAGCTCTTTTACCAGCTCTACCGACAGCCACTACCTGTCAGAGATCTTTGCTGGGAAGACCTTCAAGATGGTGAAATACGAGTAGGTGGCTCAATCAGGGGAGCCTTCAGCAACAACGAGAGGA GTAGAAATTTCTTTCGGGTGACATACAGAAGTGGCTTCCAAAACCAGTCATATTTGTTCCAAGCCAGTGACTCATTCAACAAGCAGCAATGGCTCAACTGCATCCGACAAGCAAAAGACTCCTCCCTACAAGACTGTGAAAATACACAGGAGATGACTGACTGTCCAGGTGAACCACTCATATCCTCACTAGGCTGCAGCAGAACAGccaaggacacatcacttcccaGCCAAATGGAACGATCAGACAGCGAATCAGACTGTAGCATGGACACTAGTGAAATGAGTGCCGACGGTGAACAGATGGAACAAGCCAATTGCCGGAAACTGGAGAGCAGTATTTGA